The following are from one region of the Capsicum annuum cultivar UCD-10X-F1 chromosome 1, UCD10Xv1.1, whole genome shotgun sequence genome:
- the LOC107841968 gene encoding probable galacturonosyltransferase-like 4 — MAFCNKNVPSSSSSSSSNHFPMLGLLSLLLLHPTTTSSPFASAIRVVTIQKPTSDDIPSFWEAPAFRNGDSCSSRNIDKIQIVMPVDANYIRGTMAAVLSILQHSTCPENASFHFLSIHLEPEIISLINSTFPYLNYKIYHFHPNRVRGMISKSIRQALDQPLNYARIYLSDILPTDVHRVIYLDSDIIVVDDIAKLWRVDLEDKILAAPEYCHANFTTYFTDTFWSDVNLAKTFEGRRPCYFNTGVMVMDLDEWRKGGYTQKIEEWMVIQKHKRIYQLGSLPPVLLVFAGNIKAVDHRWNQHGLGGDNFEGKCRGLHPGPISLLHWSGKGKPWLRLDARKPCTIDHLWAPYDLYRSSRVALEE, encoded by the coding sequence ATGGCCTTTTGCAACAAAAATGTCccctcttcttcttcatcatcatcttctaaCCATTTTCCAATGTTAGGCCTTCTTTCCCTCCTCCTCTTGCATCCTACTACCACCTCCTCGCCTTTTGCTAGTGCCATTCGCGTTGTTACCATCCAAAAACCTACCTCCGATGACATTCCTTCTTTCTGGGAGGCACCTGCCTTTCGCAATGGCGACTCATGCAGCTCACGCAACATAGATAAGATCCAAATAGTAATGCCTGTTGATGCCAATTACATTAGGGGCACCATGGCTGCAGTGTTATCTATTTTGCAACATTCAACATGTCCGGAAAACGCTTCCTTTCATTTTCTTTCCATCCATcttgaacctgagatcatttccCTCATCAACTCTACTTTCCCTTACCTTAACTACAAAATCTACCATTTTCATCCTAATCGTGTTAGGGGAATGATATCCAAGTCTATTAGACAAGCCTTGGATCAACCTCTAAACTATGCAAGAATTTACCTCTCAGATATTCTCCCTACGGACGTGCACCGTGTTATCTACCTAGACTCTGATATCATTGTTGTGGATGATATTGCCAAGTTATGGAGGGTAGATCTGGAAGATAAAATCCTGGCAGCACCTGAATATTGTCATGCAAACTTTACAACCTATTTTACCGACACATTTTGGTCAGATGTGAATTTGGCAAAAACATTTGAAGGAAGGCGTCCATGTTACTTCAACACGGGTGTAATGGTGATGGATCTTGATGAATGGAGGAAAGGAGGGTACacacaaaaaattgaagaatggATGGTAATACAAAAGCACAAAAGAATATATCAATTGGGATCATTGCCTCCAGTTTTGCTTGTGTTTGCAGGAAACATCAAGGCAGTTGACCATAGGTGGAACCAACATGGTTTGGGTGGTGACAACTTTGAAGGCAAATGTAGGGGACTTCACCCTGGACCCATAAGCCTATTGCATTGGAGTGGGAAGGGTAAGCCATGGTTGAGATTGGATGCTAGAAAGCCCTGTACCATTGATCACTTGTGGGCCCCATACGATCTATATCGTTCATCCAGAGTTGCGTTAGAAGAGTGA
- the LOC107841947 gene encoding AP-5 complex subunit mu isoform X2, translating into MPNSCSIRALWILTNQDTVVFSRRFPVVEKRWRAACERDKSSIVEDDLKYNVVPSLPTDSEIAAAFIDRKQREGSARGFGIRINQSVEGSDSWVDDPITRHIISLCIKKEEEEKNRIVWPLVLHIKGLYCILVLPLVGPDHLKVYTRMRKRSDCGDAVGADENLSPFLLNLPSITGAFMVGHMIGDIITGDVTEPEIVISASPSVGGLLDSLTGSIGISARAKPVAAPVAGSAASGAATSGAMTSDAPKIGLRPLDRDAIRSFISSAMPFGTPLDLNYTNISAVKINGFSSADIPPADQKQPAWKPYLYRGKQRILFTIHETVHVAMYDRDEIPDSKKISGQVNCRAELEGLPDVMFPLIGLDTARVELLSFHPCAQVPEHGNEKQSLMFSPPLGNFVLMRYQAFCGMGPPIKGFYQLSMVSENEGAFLFKLRLMEGYRAPLSMDFCTVTMPFPRRRVLSFDGTPSIGTVAVAEHLVEWKIITTGRGVSGKSVEATFPGTVKFAPWQPQRLPTSGAVLGNMEDEESDAETESTYNMANVEELLMEKMNKDLQAVDLEEPFCWQAYDYAKVSIFPAVKAPVEFSTQVTSGDYILWNTLGKCPVAATPKA; encoded by the exons ATGCCGAATTCGTGTAGTATCAGAGCTCTCTGGATCCTCACCAATCAAGACACCGTTGTTTTCTCCCG GAGATTTCCGGTGGTGGAGAAGCGGTGGCGGGCAGCATGTGAGAGAGATAAGAGTAGTATAGTGGAGGATGATTTGAAATATAATGTGGTGCCTTCTCTTCCTACTGATTCTGAAATTGCTGCTGCTTTCATTGACCGCAAGCAAAG GGAGGGATCTGCTCGTGGATTTGGCATTAGGATAAATCAGTCAGTTGAAGGTTCTGATTCCTGGGTTGATGATCCGATTACGCGTCACATAATAAGTTTGTGCATTAAAAAAGAAGAGGAGGAAAAGAATCGTATTGTCTGGCCACTTGTTTTGCACATTAAGGGACTCTACTGTATCCTTGTACTGCCTTTGGTGGGACCTGATCATCTAAAAGTATATACAAGGATGCGTAAAAGATCTGACTGTGGAGATGCTGTTGGAGCCGATGAAAATTTATCCCCATTCCTGCTTAATCTTCCATCAATCACAGG GGCATTTATGGTGGGCCACATGATAGGAGACATCATAACAGGCGATGTGACAGAACCGGAAATAGTCATAAGTGCTTCTCCATCAGTGGGTGGGTTGTTGGATTCTCTCACCGGAAGTATTGGTATTTCAGCAAGAGCTAAACCTGTAGCTGCTCCAGTTGCAGGATCAGCAGCTTCTGGAGCTGCAACAAGTGGAGCAATGACATCTGATGCTCCAAAAATTGGTTTGAGGCCCCTGGATAGAGATGCGATTCGCTCTTTCATAAGCAGTGCAATGCCTTTTG GCACCCCTCTGGATCTTAACTACACCAACATTTCAGCAGTTAAGATAAATGGATTTTCTTCAGCAGATATCCCTCCTGCAGATCAGAAGCAACCAGCATGGAAACCTTATCTTTATAGAGGGAAGCAGAGAATTCTGTTTACAATTCACGAGACAGTCCATGTTGCCATGTATGATCGCGATGAAATTCCAGACAGCAAAAAAATTTCAGGTCAAGTTAACTGTCGAGCAGAATTAGAAGGGTTGCCTGATGTGATGTTCCCACTTATAGGTTTGGACACTGCTCGTGTTGAGCTGTTATCCTTCCACCCCTGTGCTCAAGTTCCAGAGCATGGTAACGAGAAACAATCACTTATGTTCTCACCACCATTAGGAAATTTTGTACTGATGCGTTATCAGGCATTTTGTGGTATGGGACCTCCAATTAAGGGTTTTTATCAGCTTTCAATGGTTTCAGAAAATGAAGGTGCATTTTTGTTTAAGTTACGGCTCATGGAAGGTTATAGAGCTCCTCTGTCAATGGATTTCTGCACCGTGACAATGCCGTTCCCTAGGAGAAGGGTTCTCTCTTTTGATGGGACACCTTCTATTGGAACAGTTGCAGTTGCTGAACACTTGGTTGAATGGAAAATTATAACAACCGGTCGAGGAGTTTCAGGAAAGAGTGTTGAGGCAACATTTCCAGGAACAGTTAAGTTTGCTCCATGGCAACCTCAAAGATTGCCTACCTCAGGGGCAGTACTTGGGAATATGGAAGATGAAGAGAGTGATGCTGAAACAGAGTCAACATATAATATGGCAAACGTGGAAGAGCTCTTAATGGAAAAAATGAATAAGGATCTTCAAGCAGTTGATTTGGAGGAGCCATTTTGCTGGCAAGCATATGATTATGCTAAA GTAAGCATTTTCCCTGCTGTTAAAGCACCCGTGGAATTTTCAACTCAG GTGACTTCTGGGGATTATATTCTGTGGAACACATTAGGAAAATGTCCGGTTgctgccacacccaaagcatag
- the LOC107841947 gene encoding AP-5 complex subunit mu isoform X1: MPNSCSIRALWILTNQDTVVFSRRFPVVEKRWRAACERDKSSIVEDDLKYNVVPSLPTDSEIAAAFIDRKQREGSARGFGIRINQSVEGSDSWVDDPITRHIISLCIKKEEEEKNRIVWPLVLHIKGLYCILVLPLVGPDHLKVYTRMRKRSDCGDAVGADENLSPFLLNLPSITGAFMVGHMIGDIITGDVTEPEIVISASPSVGGLLDSLTGSIGISARAKPVAAPVAGSAASGAATSGAMTSDAPKIGLRPLDRDAIRSFISSAMPFGTPLDLNYTNISAVKINGFSSADIPPADQKQPAWKPYLYRGKQRILFTIHETVHVAMYDRDEIPDSKKISGQVNCRAELEGLPDVMFPLIGLDTARVELLSFHPCAQVPEHGNEKQSLMFSPPLGNFVLMRYQAFCGMGPPIKGFYQLSMVSENEGAFLFKLRLMEGYRAPLSMDFCTVTMPFPRRRVLSFDGTPSIGTVAVAEHLVEWKIITTGRGVSGKSVEATFPGTVKFAPWQPQRLPTSGAVLGNMEDEESDAETESTYNMANVEELLMEKMNKDLQAVDLEEPFCWQAYDYAKVSFKIMGGSLSGMSIDPKSVSIFPAVKAPVEFSTQVTSGDYILWNTLGKCPVAATPKA; encoded by the exons ATGCCGAATTCGTGTAGTATCAGAGCTCTCTGGATCCTCACCAATCAAGACACCGTTGTTTTCTCCCG GAGATTTCCGGTGGTGGAGAAGCGGTGGCGGGCAGCATGTGAGAGAGATAAGAGTAGTATAGTGGAGGATGATTTGAAATATAATGTGGTGCCTTCTCTTCCTACTGATTCTGAAATTGCTGCTGCTTTCATTGACCGCAAGCAAAG GGAGGGATCTGCTCGTGGATTTGGCATTAGGATAAATCAGTCAGTTGAAGGTTCTGATTCCTGGGTTGATGATCCGATTACGCGTCACATAATAAGTTTGTGCATTAAAAAAGAAGAGGAGGAAAAGAATCGTATTGTCTGGCCACTTGTTTTGCACATTAAGGGACTCTACTGTATCCTTGTACTGCCTTTGGTGGGACCTGATCATCTAAAAGTATATACAAGGATGCGTAAAAGATCTGACTGTGGAGATGCTGTTGGAGCCGATGAAAATTTATCCCCATTCCTGCTTAATCTTCCATCAATCACAGG GGCATTTATGGTGGGCCACATGATAGGAGACATCATAACAGGCGATGTGACAGAACCGGAAATAGTCATAAGTGCTTCTCCATCAGTGGGTGGGTTGTTGGATTCTCTCACCGGAAGTATTGGTATTTCAGCAAGAGCTAAACCTGTAGCTGCTCCAGTTGCAGGATCAGCAGCTTCTGGAGCTGCAACAAGTGGAGCAATGACATCTGATGCTCCAAAAATTGGTTTGAGGCCCCTGGATAGAGATGCGATTCGCTCTTTCATAAGCAGTGCAATGCCTTTTG GCACCCCTCTGGATCTTAACTACACCAACATTTCAGCAGTTAAGATAAATGGATTTTCTTCAGCAGATATCCCTCCTGCAGATCAGAAGCAACCAGCATGGAAACCTTATCTTTATAGAGGGAAGCAGAGAATTCTGTTTACAATTCACGAGACAGTCCATGTTGCCATGTATGATCGCGATGAAATTCCAGACAGCAAAAAAATTTCAGGTCAAGTTAACTGTCGAGCAGAATTAGAAGGGTTGCCTGATGTGATGTTCCCACTTATAGGTTTGGACACTGCTCGTGTTGAGCTGTTATCCTTCCACCCCTGTGCTCAAGTTCCAGAGCATGGTAACGAGAAACAATCACTTATGTTCTCACCACCATTAGGAAATTTTGTACTGATGCGTTATCAGGCATTTTGTGGTATGGGACCTCCAATTAAGGGTTTTTATCAGCTTTCAATGGTTTCAGAAAATGAAGGTGCATTTTTGTTTAAGTTACGGCTCATGGAAGGTTATAGAGCTCCTCTGTCAATGGATTTCTGCACCGTGACAATGCCGTTCCCTAGGAGAAGGGTTCTCTCTTTTGATGGGACACCTTCTATTGGAACAGTTGCAGTTGCTGAACACTTGGTTGAATGGAAAATTATAACAACCGGTCGAGGAGTTTCAGGAAAGAGTGTTGAGGCAACATTTCCAGGAACAGTTAAGTTTGCTCCATGGCAACCTCAAAGATTGCCTACCTCAGGGGCAGTACTTGGGAATATGGAAGATGAAGAGAGTGATGCTGAAACAGAGTCAACATATAATATGGCAAACGTGGAAGAGCTCTTAATGGAAAAAATGAATAAGGATCTTCAAGCAGTTGATTTGGAGGAGCCATTTTGCTGGCAAGCATATGATTATGCTAAA GTATCTTTCAAGATAATGGGAGGATCATTATCAGGAATGTCTATTGATCCAAAATCT GTAAGCATTTTCCCTGCTGTTAAAGCACCCGTGGAATTTTCAACTCAG GTGACTTCTGGGGATTATATTCTGTGGAACACATTAGGAAAATGTCCGGTTgctgccacacccaaagcatag
- the LOC107841947 gene encoding AP-5 complex subunit mu isoform X3, which translates to MPNSCSIRALWILTNQDTVVFSRRFPVVEKRWRAACERDKSSIVEDDLKYNVVPSLPTDSEIAAAFIDRKQRAFMVGHMIGDIITGDVTEPEIVISASPSVGGLLDSLTGSIGISARAKPVAAPVAGSAASGAATSGAMTSDAPKIGLRPLDRDAIRSFISSAMPFGTPLDLNYTNISAVKINGFSSADIPPADQKQPAWKPYLYRGKQRILFTIHETVHVAMYDRDEIPDSKKISGQVNCRAELEGLPDVMFPLIGLDTARVELLSFHPCAQVPEHGNEKQSLMFSPPLGNFVLMRYQAFCGMGPPIKGFYQLSMVSENEGAFLFKLRLMEGYRAPLSMDFCTVTMPFPRRRVLSFDGTPSIGTVAVAEHLVEWKIITTGRGVSGKSVEATFPGTVKFAPWQPQRLPTSGAVLGNMEDEESDAETESTYNMANVEELLMEKMNKDLQAVDLEEPFCWQAYDYAKVSFKIMGGSLSGMSIDPKSVSIFPAVKAPVEFSTQVTSGDYILWNTLGKCPVAATPKA; encoded by the exons ATGCCGAATTCGTGTAGTATCAGAGCTCTCTGGATCCTCACCAATCAAGACACCGTTGTTTTCTCCCG GAGATTTCCGGTGGTGGAGAAGCGGTGGCGGGCAGCATGTGAGAGAGATAAGAGTAGTATAGTGGAGGATGATTTGAAATATAATGTGGTGCCTTCTCTTCCTACTGATTCTGAAATTGCTGCTGCTTTCATTGACCGCAAGCAAAG GGCATTTATGGTGGGCCACATGATAGGAGACATCATAACAGGCGATGTGACAGAACCGGAAATAGTCATAAGTGCTTCTCCATCAGTGGGTGGGTTGTTGGATTCTCTCACCGGAAGTATTGGTATTTCAGCAAGAGCTAAACCTGTAGCTGCTCCAGTTGCAGGATCAGCAGCTTCTGGAGCTGCAACAAGTGGAGCAATGACATCTGATGCTCCAAAAATTGGTTTGAGGCCCCTGGATAGAGATGCGATTCGCTCTTTCATAAGCAGTGCAATGCCTTTTG GCACCCCTCTGGATCTTAACTACACCAACATTTCAGCAGTTAAGATAAATGGATTTTCTTCAGCAGATATCCCTCCTGCAGATCAGAAGCAACCAGCATGGAAACCTTATCTTTATAGAGGGAAGCAGAGAATTCTGTTTACAATTCACGAGACAGTCCATGTTGCCATGTATGATCGCGATGAAATTCCAGACAGCAAAAAAATTTCAGGTCAAGTTAACTGTCGAGCAGAATTAGAAGGGTTGCCTGATGTGATGTTCCCACTTATAGGTTTGGACACTGCTCGTGTTGAGCTGTTATCCTTCCACCCCTGTGCTCAAGTTCCAGAGCATGGTAACGAGAAACAATCACTTATGTTCTCACCACCATTAGGAAATTTTGTACTGATGCGTTATCAGGCATTTTGTGGTATGGGACCTCCAATTAAGGGTTTTTATCAGCTTTCAATGGTTTCAGAAAATGAAGGTGCATTTTTGTTTAAGTTACGGCTCATGGAAGGTTATAGAGCTCCTCTGTCAATGGATTTCTGCACCGTGACAATGCCGTTCCCTAGGAGAAGGGTTCTCTCTTTTGATGGGACACCTTCTATTGGAACAGTTGCAGTTGCTGAACACTTGGTTGAATGGAAAATTATAACAACCGGTCGAGGAGTTTCAGGAAAGAGTGTTGAGGCAACATTTCCAGGAACAGTTAAGTTTGCTCCATGGCAACCTCAAAGATTGCCTACCTCAGGGGCAGTACTTGGGAATATGGAAGATGAAGAGAGTGATGCTGAAACAGAGTCAACATATAATATGGCAAACGTGGAAGAGCTCTTAATGGAAAAAATGAATAAGGATCTTCAAGCAGTTGATTTGGAGGAGCCATTTTGCTGGCAAGCATATGATTATGCTAAA GTATCTTTCAAGATAATGGGAGGATCATTATCAGGAATGTCTATTGATCCAAAATCT GTAAGCATTTTCCCTGCTGTTAAAGCACCCGTGGAATTTTCAACTCAG GTGACTTCTGGGGATTATATTCTGTGGAACACATTAGGAAAATGTCCGGTTgctgccacacccaaagcatag
- the LOC107859759 gene encoding uncharacterized protein LOC107859759 gives MDELRQAQAEKVQEALNMGEIETGKGLNQELGLARAANTHWGSHYKSFTNFISMFSSITDVLDTIVVDSKCVEEKTRATGYLRTCQTFKVAFILHLIRDTLAITNELNEFLQKKEQDIANVVLLFKVVKKRLQDLRDEGWDPLIKNVSAFCVEVFFKIIDWQLQELNDRFNEVRADLLIGVTCLYPVDSFSNFDINKILRMTESYLDDFGENIMVTLKNQLETYIVDVRDVDERFSNLKGLGDLSEELFALLLSVATATVERAFSAMKVDQE, from the exons ATGGATGAACTTCGACAAGCTCAAGCAGAAAAAGTTCAAGAGGCGCTAAATATGGGCGAGATTGAAACTGGTAAGGGCTTAAATCAAGAACTTGGTCTTGCTAGAGCTGCTAATACTCATTGGGGTTCACACTATAAATCATTTACGAACTTTATTAGTATGTTTAGTTCTATTACTGATGTCCTTGATACTATTGTTGTTGATTCTAAATGTGTTGAAGAAAAAACTAGGGCAACAGGATATCTCAGAACTTGTCAAACGTTTAAGGTTGCTTTTATATTGCACTTAATAAGAGATACTTTAGCAATCACAAATGAGCTtaatgaattcttacagaagaaAGAACAAGATATTGCAAATGTTGTTCTACTTTTTAAAGTGGTGAAAAAACGATTGCAAGATTTACGGGATGAAGGATGGGATCCACTTATCAAAAATGTGTCTGCATTTTGTGTTG aagtattttttaaaataattgattgGCAACTTCAAGAACTCAATGATCGTTTTAATGAGGTGAGAGCAGATTTGCTTATTGGGGTTACTTGCTTGTATCCTGTTGACTCATTTTCTAATTTTGACATAAACAAAATATTGAGAATGACTGAATCATATCTTGATGATTTTGGTGAAAATATAATGGTTACTCTCAAGAATCAGCTAGAGACTTATATTGTAGATGTTCGTGATGTTGATGAAAGGTTTTCTAATCTTAAAGGACTTGGTGACCTTTCTGAGGAGCTA TTTGCATTGCTCTTGTCGGTTGCCACTGCTACAGTTGAAAGAGCCTTTTCGGCAATGAAAGTTGATCAAGAGTGA